Within Paenibacillus sabinae T27, the genomic segment GCCAGGTCGATGACGGATTCCTTCGTCTCCCGGCCCGCGCCGAGCAGCATGGCGGCGATGCCGATTTCTTCGGCCTGAATCGCTTCGATATATCCGTCCGACTGCGCTTTAACCTCTGCCTGTCTCCGGGCGGTGGGCAGCTTCGAAGGCGTTTCAATCTGGGCGACATCCCCGCCTTGCGCCGCTGCGATCACCTTCAGCTTCTCGAACGCTCTGCCGTCCGCGATATGCTGCTTCAGGATGGCGCGGGCCTCCTCCGTATCCTTCGCCTTCCCGCCGAGAACAAGCATCTGGCTGCCGAGAATCAGGCACACTTCCGTGAGATCGCTTGGCCCGTGCCCGCGAAGCGTTTCGACGCCTTCTTTGATTTCGAGCGCATTGCCGATGCCGTAGCCGAGCGGCTGGTCCATGTCGCTGATGACCGCGACCGTATGCCGGCCAAGCTGTGTACCGATATCGACCATCGCCTGCGCGAGCGCGATGGAGTCGTCCAGCGTCTTCATGAACGCGCCGCTGCCGGTCTTGACGTCCAGCACGATGGCGTCCGCGCCGGCGGCGATCTTCTTGCTCATGACGGAGCTTGCGATGAGCGGAATGGAATTCACGGTCGCCGTTACGTCGCGCAGGGCGTACAGCTTCTTGTCGGCGGGCGTAATGTTGCCGGACTGGCCGATGACCGCCGCGCCGATCTCGCCGACCTGGGCGAAGAAGCGCTCGCGCTCCATCTCGACGGAGAAGCCGGAGATGGACTCCAGCTTGTCCAGTGTGCCGCCGGTGTGTCCGAGGCCTCGCCCGGACATTTTGGCGACCGGTACGCCAGCCGATGCCACCAGCGGAGCGAGAACGACCGTCGTCTTGTCACCCACTCCGCCGGTGGAATGCTTGTCCACCTTGATTCCGGCGATCGGGCTGAGATCGACCTGATCGCCGGACTTGGCCATTTCCAGGGTCAGGTCGCCGGTCTCGCGGGCGTTCATTCCCCGGAAATAGACCGCCATCGCCCACGCGGACATTTGATAATCCGGAATCTCTCCCCGGGTGTAGCCTTGAATGAGAAAAGAAATTTCCTCTCTTGTCAGCTCGCCGCCGTCCCTTTTCTTCTGGATAATGTCGACCGCTCTCATCTTACAGCTGCGCCTCGCGCACGAAAGCCCGGACAAGTCCGATAAACTTCGGCTTGGTCAGATTCGCCACCTTGACCACCTGCTCATGCGTCAGCGGCTCCAGCTCGTCACCGATCGCCATGTCGGTGATACAGGTGATGCCGAGCACTCTAAGCCTGCTGTGGCTTGCGGCAATGACTTCGGGAACGGTGGACATGCCGACGGCATCGCCGCCAAGGTACGCGAGCATTTTCAGCTCGGAAGGCGTCTCGTAGGTCGGGCCGCTGATGCCCGCATATACCCCTTCCTGCAGCGTCAGACTCTCTCCGTCGGTTCCCTTGATTTCCGGAGCCAGCTTCTTGGCAAGCGCGATATATTCCGGATCGTAGGCCTTGGACATATCCGGGAAGCGAACGCCGAGCTCCGGATCATTCGGGCCGATCAGCGGGTTGTCTCCGGTCATATTCAGATGATCGGAAATCAGCATCAGGTCGCCAGCCTTGAACGCCCGGTTCATGCCGCCGCCCGCATTCGTGATGACAAGGGTGCCAATGCCGAGCTTGGCGAGAACGTATACGGGCAGCACGACTTTGCGCATCGGGTAGCCTTCATAGTAGTGAAAGCGGCCCTGCATAATAATAACGTCCTTGCCTTCCAGCTTGCCGATAACGAACCGTCCGGCATGGCCTTCTACTGTCGAACGTGGAAAATGAGGAATCTCCTCATAAGGCAAATATACGGCATCCTCAATCTGATCGCCGAGATCACCGAGACCGGAGCCGAGAATCAGCCCGATAACCGGCTTATAAAAGCCCAGCTTGGACTCGATATAGGCGGCGGCTTCCTTCACCTGCGCGCCGTAATTGGCTGCTTCGGATGCACTGTTAGCGGATGGTGTCATTGTGGATTCCTCCTCAATTGTCAAAGTTAATGTGCCGGGGTCCCCGCAAAGTACCTGAATAAGCTTCATGAAGTAAGCTTCACTTTGCGGGGGGAGTTTTACATTTTCGGAATAAGGGCAAGCACAAGGCTCAAGAAGCGCTCACGGACACGTTCCGCCGTCTCCATGACCTCGTTATGGGACAAGGGCTGATCCAGAATCCCCGCAGCCATGTTGGTAATACAGGAGATGCCGAGCACCTCGATGCCTGCATGGCGGGCGACGATCGTCTCCGATACGGTGGACATGCCGACCGCATCGGCTCCCAGGCGGCGCAGCATGACGATCTCGGCGGGCGTCTCGTAGCATGGGCCGAGCAGGCCTGCGTATACGCCTTCCTTGAAGGTGAAATTCTGCGCCTTCGCGGTTTCGCGCGCAGCCGCGATCAGCCGGCGGCTGTACGGCTCGGACATGTCGGGGAAACGCACGCCAAGCGCGGGATCATTTGGTCCCATCAGCGGATTGCGGCCCGTCAGATTGAGATGGTCGGTAAGGAGCATCAAATCCCCGGCCGAGAAGTCCGTATTGACGCCACCGGCGGCGTTGGTGACGAGCAGGCTCGTTACGCCAAGCTCTTTCATGACGCGGACGGGGAATGCTGTCGTCTCTGGCCCGTAGCCTTCGTACATGTGAAAGCGGCCTTTCATCATCACGACCTTGCGGCCTTCAATCGTACCGATCAGCAGTTCTCCTTCATGTCCTTCTACAGTGGACACCGGAAAATGGGGGATATCCTGATAAGGAATGCTTATGCCGTCCTGAATCAGATCGGCCAGAATGCCGAGACCCGAGCCGAGAATCAGCCCAATTTCCGGCGCTTCCGCGCCTTTGCTCCGGATATATTCTGCCGCTTGCTGAATCGCGCCGAGGCTGGTTGTGTTTGTCATGTATGCTCCTCCTTAAAGTAAACTTATATATGGGATGATACGAATTTATTTCAGCTCCCCGAGGAAGCTTGTTCCGTACTTCGGCGCCGCTGCTCCAAAATTATCGGCGATGGTCGCCGCCACATCGGAGAAGGTGGAGCGGACGCCAAGGCTGTCCGGCGCCTGAAGCTTCGGACCGTACACCAGCAGCGGCACATATTCGCGGGTATGGTCGGTTCCGCTGTGCACGGGATCGTTGCCGTGATCGGCAGAGACGATCAGCAGATCATCCTCACCCAAGGCGGATATAATGTCCGGCAGCGCCTGGTCGAACACTTCGAGAGCGCGGCCGTAGCCTTCCGGATCACGCCGGTGGCCATACAGCGAATCAAAATCGACGAGGTTCGTGAACAGCAGCCCCTCGAACGGCTTGCGGAGCTGTTCTATCGTCACCTCGATGCCGTGCTCATTGCTCTTGGTCGGGTGGGCCGCCGTTACGCCCTCGCCCGAGAAAATATCGTTGATCTTGCCTACGGCAATCACATCTTTGCCGATGTCGGCCAGCGCGTTCATTACCGTCGGCTCCGGCGGCTTCACCGCGTAATCATGCCGGTTCGGCGTGCGGGTGAAGTTTCCCGGCTGGCCGACGTACGGGCGGGCGATGACGCGGCCGACCGAGAATTCCGGCGCCATCGTCAGCTCTCTGGCGATATGGCAGGCGCGGTACAGCTCGTCCAGCGGAATGATCTCCTCATGCGCGGCAATCTGAAAGACGCTGTCGGCCGAGGTATAGACGATCCAGGCCCCCGTCTTCATCTGTTCTTCTCCGTATTCCACGAGAATTTCCGTACCTGACGCCGGCTTGTTGCCGAGGACTTTCCGGCCTGTCGCAGCTTCGAATTTAGCGATCAGCTCTGCCGGAAAGCCGTCTGGATATGTATTAAACGGCGTCTCAATCTTCAGACCCATCAGTTCCCAGTGGCCGGTCATTGTATCTTTGCCGACCGAAACTTCCTGCATCTTTCCATAATAGGCTTTCGGCTGCGGAACCGGACCCAGCGGCGGAAGGGGGGCGATGTTCGCTAGACCTAAGCGCTGCATGTTCGGCAGCTTCAGCCCCGGGTTCCGCTCCAAAATATGTCCCAGCGTATGCGAACCCGCATCGCCGAAGCTGGCGGCGTCCGGCGCTTCTCCAATACCTACGCTGTCCAGAACGATAAAGCAAATCCGTTTAAAAGAGGACACTATGTCCACGCTCCTTCATTTGTAAGAAATCGTTAGGTTATTACGTTCATTCCTGTCATGCCCCGGGTGAAGGAGCGCTTGTCCGGCGTTACCGCGCCCGGGGATGATATCTTTCATAAACTTCTTTCATGTTCCCGCGCGCGATGCCGCTGTACATTTGCGTCGTGGAAATATCGGCATGTCCGAGCATCTGCTGGACGGAGCGCAGATCGGCTCCCCCCTCAAGCAGATGGGCGGCGAATGAATGCCGCAGCGTATGCGGAGTAATATCCTGCCGCGTATTCGTTTCCTTCGCGTATTTTTTAATCGTTTTCCAGAATCCTTGCCGGGTCAATCTACCGCCCAGACTGTTCAGAAACAGCGCCGGTTCATCCTTGCCTGCCCGAAGAAGCTTGTCCCGGCTGTTCTTGAGATATGCCTCCACACATTCGGAAGCAACGGCGCCGATCGGTACCACCCTCTCCTTGCCGCCGGAACCGGAGCATCGCGCGAATCCAAGCGCCGTCTGGACATCGCCCGCATCAAGCATAACCAGCTCCGATACCCGGATTCCAGTCGCGTACAGCAGCTCCAGCATCGCCTTGTCCCGCAGGCCATGCGTTGTGGAGACGTCGGGCGCTGCCAAGAGACGCTCCACCTCGTCCAAGCTGAGAATCACGGGCGGTTTCTTCTCCGGCTTCACCGCTTCTACCTCAAGCGTGGGGTCCGCAACGATCAGCCGCTCTTTAAGGAGAAAATGAAAAAAGGCCCGGATCGAGACCGTGCTGCGGTTAATCGTCGACGCGGCCCGGCCGGCCGTCTTCAGCCCGCCAAGATAGAGCGTGATCAGCGGCTTGCGGAATTCTTGAGGAGTCGTAGCGCCCCGCTCCGCGGCATAGTCCAAAAACTGGGAGATATCGCGGCCGTAGGATTCAAGCGTACTGGGCGACACGTTTTTTTCACGGGAAAGGTATTGTAAAAAATCCTGCAAAGTTGACTTCATAATCCTCCCTCCCGCCTTGTGCGCCGTTTAATGTGATTAGAGATTCGGGCGACAGCGGCGCTTTCATTCCCCGTACCAGTAATACAGGCGCAGCCGCTCCGACGGACTCAGCTCCCCGCCCCCCGGCTGAATTTCGCGAAACGCCCGCACCGCCGAACCTTCCGGAATCTCCGAATCGGGCACAGGTCCCATCCAGCGATGAAGCAGGTCCATTATATTATAGAACAGGCAGCTCAGCGCGACAAATATCACAATAAAAAAGAGCCTCCGAAGCGCTTTCGGTACAGAAAAGACCATGTTCGCATTCCTCCCGCAGGTGGGATAAGATTGGCCGCAGGGCTGATCCCTTTCGTTTTCCATTTTTACGGACAATCCCCGTGCTTCACTTTATGCGAATCTGGTCTCCCTTATGTGTGACGCGCTGTGCGCAGCCATGAATAAAGGCCTTCCAAGCGCACGAATCTTCCCCGTTACAATAAAAAAACACCTGTCATGCCAAAGAAGCTGCACAATCCCTTTTCTGACATTACTAAAAAGCCCTCCCCGGCAAAAAGCCGGAAAGAGCTTTAACGTGCGTCTTCTATCCACTTGCCTGCCTGACTCTATGCATTCAATCGGCCCGGTTGTTATCCGATTTGTTCTTCTCCCTGCAACGATAGCAAATCCCGTGAAAATCGAGCCTGTGGTCGATTACGGAGAAATTGAATTCCTTATCCAGCTTCTCCTCCATCGGTCCGAGCCAATCTTCGCGGATCTCGTCCATGCTGCCGCACTGCACACAAATCAAATGATGATGATGATGCTTGGAGGTATCCGTGCGCAGATCGTATCTTGCGACGCCGTCGCCGAAGTTGATCTTCTCCACAATATGCAGCTCGCTTAGCAGTTCAAGGGTACGGTATACGGTCGCAAGACCGATCTCGGGGGCCTTCTCCTTTACGAGCATGAACACATCTTCCGCGCTGAGGTGGTCTTCCTCATTCTCCAGAAGTACGCGCACCGTCGCTTCCCGTTGGGGTGTAAGCTTGTATCCTTGGGATTGCAGTTGCTGCTTAATTTTATCGATCTTGTCTTCCATATTCATTCTCCCTCCCCCCAGGAAAATAGCGCTGCGTTCTCTGAAAATCACTTCTTTCATTATAGGGGGAGTAATCTTGAGAAGTCAAACGCTTTTACTGCCCGTTAACCTCCGTCGCGTTCTGCACCAAAGCGGGGGTCACCCACTTCATCATCGACGGAGTCACCCAGGTCTCGAAGGACGAAACGCCAAGAATGAGAAGCGCCATGATAAAGGACAGCAGTGTATACATGGCAAAAGGACGCCCTACATGAAGCGGACGGCGCGCAATCACCCGGCTGCGGATCATCAGCAGAGAGAAGGCGATCGCCGATGCGCTGCATATGAGGATCACCGGGATGACGACCATATTATGGGGCGCGACCGACACGAGGGCGAACAGCAGGCCGTGCCACGAATATTGGCTGACCAGACAACCGACCGTGAAGCCGATCAGGACCCCCTTGAGGAAATCCAGAATCAGAATTCCGGGAAGTCCGATAACCGACAAGCCGAGAATCCAGATCAGGCCGATCCATTTCAGATGAAGCCCGGCGATGCTCCAGAATGACTCCGGGGCCGCAGGCAGCCCGTTCTGGTCAACCATCACGAAGAAATTGCCGAGATAATCGGCAAGCTCCTGCTGCTGGTCCATTGTCAGCGCGCTGACGATCAGGGCGCCGAAGACGACCCCTACCAAGAATAATACGGCGACAAAAATATAAAGCGGCGTCTGCTCTTTAATCATATGACGGAAGTTCCGCATCGGGACGTTCTCCTCTCCTGGTCACATGTTACACCTTATGAAGAAGCGTCCCGCTCTATGACTTGTCCTTGGACGGCTGCGCGACCCGGCCGTATGTTCCGCCCCCGCCGGCGGTGAGCTCCAGCGTCCCGGTTCGGGCGGCGGCGATTTTGGAAGCCAGTTCGGAACCGGCCACGGCCGCCAGCTCCTCCTCGGCGACCTCATGAAGAATATTCATCTCGGTGCCGAAGGCTTCCAGCAGCAGATTCATCTTTGCCTTGCCCAGGCCCGGGATGAACTCCAGCGGAACCTGATAGCGGTACGGCGGACGGTAACCGGGGATAACCGGCTCCTCCCTGTCGGCGATGCTCAGAATCCGGTCCAGTACGCCCTGAACCAGCTTCGTCCCGCCGCAGTACGGGCACCGCTGCGAGGTGGCATAGGCTTCGTCGATAATGCTGCCGCAGCCGGCGCAGTAGGTGCGGTGATATTTGCCCAGCCGTGGATTCAGCCCGTAATTGGCCGTAACCCCCCGGCCTTTGCGGCGCTCCAGCGCAAGCCTCAGCTCCGCAAACGAAGGAGCCGCCAGCTCCATTTCGTTGTATTCGCGGCCGATCTTGCCCAGCGAATGCGCGTCCGAGTTCGTCAGGAACGTGAACGGATCAAGCTCGGAAATATACCCGGCCATTTCCGAATCCGCGCTGAGGCCGAGCTCGACTCCGGCAATCCGCCGGAGATCGAACAATTCGGCCATCCGCTCGGCGGCGCAGCCGTAGAGGCCCTTGTGCGGTGTGAAAATATGGGCGGGGATCAATATCCCGCCGCGTCCGTAGATCTCGTCCTGAAGCTCCCTGGACGGGACATAAATGCGTTGGGAGCTGAGATCGACGTTCTTCATATGGCGCCCCATCCAAGCGCTGAATTCGCTCATCGCCCGAAGATCGGGCATAAAGGCCAGCACATGGCACTCCTTGCGGCCCGGCTCGCGGATTTCAATCTCCGTCCCGAGCACGATGGCCGTTTCCCGGTACGCGATGCCGCCGCCTTCGGCTTCGGTCATCTCGCCTTCATCCAGACAGCGCATAATATCCCGCTGCACGGAAGGCGAGTGGCTGTCGATAATGCCGATCAAGCCGATGCCTTTGCGTTCGGCGGCTTCCCGGGCAATCCCGGCAAAGGTCAGATCGCGGCTGCCGCTGATCTTGACCGCCCGGCCCTCCGACGTTCTGCCGATATGAACGTGCAGATCGCAGTAATAACGGGCAAGCGTTGGTTCCGCGGCCGATTTGAGTGCCGCTGACGCAGACGAATCTCCCTCTGCTGCATTCCGTCCTGCCTGTTTCGGCTCGTTCCGCGCTAGTTCCATTTTCCGGTCAGCGTGCGCAGATGCCAGGCATAAACCGCCATAATCGTCTTCGCATCGGCGATCCGCCCGTCGGCGATGTATTCGTACGCTTCCTCCAGCGTCAACTCGGACACGACGAGGAATTCATCCTCGTCCAGCGACATCTCGCCGCTCTGCGCGTTCTCCGTCACATACAGATGGATAATCTCATCGGCAAAGCCCGGAGAAGTATAGAACGACTTCAGCAGGAACAGATCGCCGCTGTGAAATCCCGTCTCTTCATGCAGCTCCCGTCCGGCCGCTTCCAGCGGGTCTTCGCCGGGGTCCAGCTTGCCCGCCGGAATCTCCACTTCCGTCCGTCCCATCGGTTGGCGGAATTGCTCGACCACGAGCATTTTCCCCTTGTTCAGCGCCAGCACCGCCACCGCGCCCGGATGCTTCACCACTTCACGGGTTGCCGTGTTGCCGTCCGGCAGGGTCACCGTGTCCACCTGCAGCTTAATGATCCTGCCTTCAAAAATCGGCCGGGTGGATACCGTAATTTCGTCCAGCGCCGGATTGGCGGGCCATTCTTTTTTTATTCCGGTTCCTTGATTGTTCATAGGTTTCAGGTCTCCTTTGTCTCTGGTCTGCATACGGTGTATTATAGCAAACTTCAATAGAAAGAAGGAAACCTTCATGAACAACCAGGTAGGTCGTACCCGCCGTACCGGCTTGTTTCTCTCGGGAAAACCGGACCATATCCGAAAGGAGCTGCTCGCCTTGCAGCAGCGGTATGGGCCGGATATGCCGCTCTCGTATGTGCTGTCGCTGTACACCCCGGAATATACCCGACTAACTCCGGAGAACCGCCTTCTGCCCGCAGCTCCTCAGGCCATATAAAGCGGGGGAAGCCCTTTAAGATGCCCGTATCTTCTGGTATGGCGGACGACTACCTCAGTTGTTGATGAATAAGTAAAAAAGCTGCTCCATAAACCGATCTTCCGGTCTATGGAGCAGCTTCGCGTACACTAGCGGCTGCCGCCGGCCTCTCTAATTCAAGAACAGGCTCCTGCGGCTGCTTTGCCTTTATTTACTTGCGCTTTCCTTGACGATCGCCAATACCAGCTCGGCTGCCTTGACGATATCGCTGGCCTTGATGCGCTCCTTGGTCGTGTGGATATTCTCGTAGCCAATCGCCAGATTCAGCGTCGGCACGTCCAGCCCGTTGAACACATTGGCGTCGCTTCCGCCGCCCGACGGGAAACGTCTTGGCGTCAAGCCGATCGACGAAATGGCCCGCTCGGCCAGCTGTACAATGGGATCATGCTCGTTGAAGCTGAAGGCCGGGTAAATGATCTCGCTGCGGAATTCGCATTTCGCCCCGTACCCGCGCACTGTCGTTTCCAGCGCTTCACGCATCTGGGCGAGCTGCAGATCCACCTTGTCCTGGACAATGCTTCGCGCTTCAGCCTCCAGCTGCACATAATCGCAGACAACATTGGTCGGGCCGCCGCCGGCAAATTTGCCGATATTGGCTGTCGTCTCGCTGTCGATTCGGCCAAGCTTCATCGCCGCAATCGCTTTGCCTGCCACCTGGATGGCGCTGATTCCGTCTTCGGGATTGACGCCTGCATGGGCGGATTTTCCGAAGATTTCCATCTTGATCTTGGCCTGCGTCGGAGCGGCTACCGCGATGGCGCCGATTTCGCCGTTGGAATCCATCGCAAAGCCGAAATCCGCGTCCAAATATTTCGGGTCCAGCGAGCGGGAGCCAACGAGCCCGGATTCTTCGCCCGCCGTGATCACGAATTGGATTTGTCCATGCGGTATACTCTGTTCCTTAATTACCCGAATTCCTTCAAACAGCGCGGCCAGACCCGCTTTGTCGTCCGCCCCGAGGATAGTCGTGCCGTCGCTCGTAATCCAGCCGTCTTCGCCGAGCGTAGGCTTGATTCCCTGACCCGGAACGACGGTATCCATATGGCAGGTGAACAGCAGCTTCGGAGCGTCCTCTGCCGCATTTTCCGCTGGCCAGGTCACAATCAGATTGCCCGCACCGTGCCCGGTTCTTTCCTGGGAATCGTCTTCTACGGCTTCAAGTCCCAGCTCCTTGAATTTGGCGATCAGATGATCGGCGATGTTCCGTTCATTTTTCGTCTCGCTGTCGATCTGGACCAGCTCCATAAACTCCTGAATCAATCGGTCTTGTACTACCACCGGACTTCCCTCGCTTTCAAGTATACGTTACAATGGGATTAAACTAATTTCAAAGGAGTCACTCATGCAACGTCAAAAATGGTTCCGTATCTTTATTTATGTAATGCTGCTGGCAATGGTCGCCTCCACCCTATTGGTTGTCATCGAGCCTTTCATCGCCGGATAATTAGTCCGCGGGGCTTCTCCCGCTTATTCCAGCGGCCCGGGTATCCCGGGCCGCTGTTTCGTTTTATTTGAAGGCCCCGGCTCCCGCCCAGTCCGATTCGATCGTGCCATAAGGAAAAATGTTCAGAAAATGGGGAATGAGCGCCGCGGCGACCTCTTCCACCTCGAACCGGCGGCCTACGCATTCTTCCAGCGAGGTAACGCCGTACTGCGAGATGCCGCAGGGAATGATCCCCCGGAAGCCTTCCGCCCCGATGCCCTCCCGGATATTCAGCGCAAAGCCGTGGCTCGTTATAAAGCCTTTACCCGCGCGGCTTCGGTTGAATTTGACCCCGATGGCACATATTTTGACGTCGCCGACCCAAACTCCCGTATACTCCGGCTTTCTCCCGCCCTCAATCCCGAAGGTGGCGAGGTAATCGATAATCACCTGTTCCAGCGACCGCAGGTAACCGTGAAGATCCACTCTGCCTTGCTCGCCGATCCGCAGCAACGGATAGCCGACAAGCTGGCCCGGCCCGTGATAGGTAATGTCCCCTCCGCGGTCAATTTCAAACACCGAAATCCCTTGTTCCCGAAGCTGCTCGGCGCTCATCAACAGATGCTCGGGGTGATTTTGCGATCCGATCGTATAGGTTGGCGGGTGCTGCAGAAAGATCAGTTGCTCGGGACGCTCACCGGCGTCGATGGCGCGGACGGACTCTTTTTGCAGATCCCAGGCGTGGCCGTATTCGATCATGGGAAAATAGGATATTTCGAGCTTTCGAGGTTCTGTGCTGTTCATGCTTAAACATCTCCCTTCCCGCGATTTTCACGGAGCCTGTATCAAGAAGAAACAGCTGACGGCGTCTTTTTAAGACGCAGATGCGTTTCTCTTAGAAATAGAAGTCAAAATGATAAGCGCCCGGCTTATACATCTTATATTTTAAGAAGAAACGGATACTCCGTTTTTTTAGCAGTTTATTCAGTTTATTCAGCTTATTAATGCTAATTTCAAAAAAGGGCCTCTCCGGACGTCCGGAGGTCACTTTGACCCCGTCCATCCGGAGCCAGCCGCTTCCGCTTCTAGTAGACGTTCGTTTCCATACTGTAGTTCTCGATATTGTCCTTCACGCGCTGCAGGAATCGGCCGCAGATGACGCCGTCGAGAATCCGGTGATCCAGCGACAGGCAGATATTAGCCATCGAACGGACGGCGATCATGTCGTTGATGACGACCGGCTTTTTCACAATCGATTCAAAGGTCAGAATGGCCGCCTGCGGATAATTGATGATCGGATAAGACAAAATCGAGCCGAAGGAGCCGGTATTGTTCACGGTGAACGTTCCGCCCTGCATATCCTCCAGACGAAGCTTGCCTTCGCGCGTCTTCACCGCCAGCTCTTCGATTTCCCGGGCAAGGCCCGCCACGTTCTTCTGGTCGGCCTTTTTGATGACCGGCGTCATCACCGAGTCCTCGGTGCCCACCGCCAGCGAAATGTTGATGTCCCGCTTGACGATGATTTTGTCGACGGCCCAGACGGAGTTCATGATCGGATAATCCTTGATCGCGCTGACGACGGCTTTCATGAGGAAAGCGAGATAGGTCAGATTAATGCCTTCCCGGCGC encodes:
- a CDS encoding pyrimidine-nucleoside phosphorylase; the encoded protein is MRAVDIIQKKRDGGELTREEISFLIQGYTRGEIPDYQMSAWAMAVYFRGMNARETGDLTLEMAKSGDQVDLSPIAGIKVDKHSTGGVGDKTTVVLAPLVASAGVPVAKMSGRGLGHTGGTLDKLESISGFSVEMERERFFAQVGEIGAAVIGQSGNITPADKKLYALRDVTATVNSIPLIASSVMSKKIAAGADAIVLDVKTGSGAFMKTLDDSIALAQAMVDIGTQLGRHTVAVISDMDQPLGYGIGNALEIKEGVETLRGHGPSDLTEVCLILGSQMLVLGGKAKDTEEARAILKQHIADGRAFEKLKVIAAAQGGDVAQIETPSKLPTARRQAEVKAQSDGYIEAIQAEEIGIAAMLLGAGRETKESVIDLAVGIVLSKKVGDAVSAGETLAVLHINDASESKVKEAEAKVLEAYRITAQPVTPPPLVYAIVTKDGVTRY
- a CDS encoding purine-nucleoside phosphorylase, whose amino-acid sequence is MTPSANSASEAANYGAQVKEAAAYIESKLGFYKPVIGLILGSGLGDLGDQIEDAVYLPYEEIPHFPRSTVEGHAGRFVIGKLEGKDVIIMQGRFHYYEGYPMRKVVLPVYVLAKLGIGTLVITNAGGGMNRAFKAGDLMLISDHLNMTGDNPLIGPNDPELGVRFPDMSKAYDPEYIALAKKLAPEIKGTDGESLTLQEGVYAGISGPTYETPSELKMLAYLGGDAVGMSTVPEVIAASHSRLRVLGITCITDMAIGDELEPLTHEQVVKVANLTKPKFIGLVRAFVREAQL
- a CDS encoding purine-nucleoside phosphorylase, which encodes MTNTTSLGAIQQAAEYIRSKGAEAPEIGLILGSGLGILADLIQDGISIPYQDIPHFPVSTVEGHEGELLIGTIEGRKVVMMKGRFHMYEGYGPETTAFPVRVMKELGVTSLLVTNAAGGVNTDFSAGDLMLLTDHLNLTGRNPLMGPNDPALGVRFPDMSEPYSRRLIAAARETAKAQNFTFKEGVYAGLLGPCYETPAEIVMLRRLGADAVGMSTVSETIVARHAGIEVLGISCITNMAAGILDQPLSHNEVMETAERVRERFLSLVLALIPKM
- the deoB gene encoding phosphopentomutase, with product MSSFKRICFIVLDSVGIGEAPDAASFGDAGSHTLGHILERNPGLKLPNMQRLGLANIAPLPPLGPVPQPKAYYGKMQEVSVGKDTMTGHWELMGLKIETPFNTYPDGFPAELIAKFEAATGRKVLGNKPASGTEILVEYGEEQMKTGAWIVYTSADSVFQIAAHEEIIPLDELYRACHIARELTMAPEFSVGRVIARPYVGQPGNFTRTPNRHDYAVKPPEPTVMNALADIGKDVIAVGKINDIFSGEGVTAAHPTKSNEHGIEVTIEQLRKPFEGLLFTNLVDFDSLYGHRRDPEGYGRALEVFDQALPDIISALGEDDLLIVSADHGNDPVHSGTDHTREYVPLLVYGPKLQAPDSLGVRSTFSDVAATIADNFGAAAPKYGTSFLGELK
- the xerD gene encoding site-specific tyrosine recombinase XerD yields the protein MKSTLQDFLQYLSREKNVSPSTLESYGRDISQFLDYAAERGATTPQEFRKPLITLYLGGLKTAGRAASTINRSTVSIRAFFHFLLKERLIVADPTLEVEAVKPEKKPPVILSLDEVERLLAAPDVSTTHGLRDKAMLELLYATGIRVSELVMLDAGDVQTALGFARCSGSGGKERVVPIGAVASECVEAYLKNSRDKLLRAGKDEPALFLNSLGGRLTRQGFWKTIKKYAKETNTRQDITPHTLRHSFAAHLLEGGADLRSVQQMLGHADISTTQMYSGIARGNMKEVYERYHPRAR
- a CDS encoding YqzK family protein codes for the protein MVFSVPKALRRLFFIVIFVALSCLFYNIMDLLHRWMGPVPDSEIPEGSAVRAFREIQPGGGELSPSERLRLYYWYGE
- a CDS encoding Fur family transcriptional regulator, with the protein product MEDKIDKIKQQLQSQGYKLTPQREATVRVLLENEEDHLSAEDVFMLVKEKAPEIGLATVYRTLELLSELHIVEKINFGDGVARYDLRTDTSKHHHHHLICVQCGSMDEIREDWLGPMEEKLDKEFNFSVIDHRLDFHGICYRCREKNKSDNNRAD
- the spoIIM gene encoding stage II sporulation protein M, with the protein product MRNFRHMIKEQTPLYIFVAVLFLVGVVFGALIVSALTMDQQQELADYLGNFFVMVDQNGLPAAPESFWSIAGLHLKWIGLIWILGLSVIGLPGILILDFLKGVLIGFTVGCLVSQYSWHGLLFALVSVAPHNMVVIPVILICSASAIAFSLLMIRSRVIARRPLHVGRPFAMYTLLSFIMALLILGVSSFETWVTPSMMKWVTPALVQNATEVNGQ
- a CDS encoding endonuclease Q family protein, whose protein sequence is MELARNEPKQAGRNAAEGDSSASAALKSAAEPTLARYYCDLHVHIGRTSEGRAVKISGSRDLTFAGIAREAAERKGIGLIGIIDSHSPSVQRDIMRCLDEGEMTEAEGGGIAYRETAIVLGTEIEIREPGRKECHVLAFMPDLRAMSEFSAWMGRHMKNVDLSSQRIYVPSRELQDEIYGRGGILIPAHIFTPHKGLYGCAAERMAELFDLRRIAGVELGLSADSEMAGYISELDPFTFLTNSDAHSLGKIGREYNEMELAAPSFAELRLALERRKGRGVTANYGLNPRLGKYHRTYCAGCGSIIDEAYATSQRCPYCGGTKLVQGVLDRILSIADREEPVIPGYRPPYRYQVPLEFIPGLGKAKMNLLLEAFGTEMNILHEVAEEELAAVAGSELASKIAAARTGTLELTAGGGGTYGRVAQPSKDKS
- a CDS encoding NUDIX hydrolase, whose protein sequence is MNNQGTGIKKEWPANPALDEITVSTRPIFEGRIIKLQVDTVTLPDGNTATREVVKHPGAVAVLALNKGKMLVVEQFRQPMGRTEVEIPAGKLDPGEDPLEAAGRELHEETGFHSGDLFLLKSFYTSPGFADEIIHLYVTENAQSGEMSLDEDEFLVVSELTLEEAYEYIADGRIADAKTIMAVYAWHLRTLTGKWN